In Corylus avellana chromosome ca2, CavTom2PMs-1.0, the following proteins share a genomic window:
- the LOC132169890 gene encoding chlorophyllase-2-like has product MASASASANDTTKNVFDDGKYQTVLLKAESGSCCSKSSKVPVPPPRPLLIATPSEAGEFPLLVFLHGYLLCNSFYSQLIQHIASHGFIVIAPKLYTLAGSNANVDINSTVATTNWISEGLHYLLPQHVQPNMRKLGLVGHSRGGKAAFALVLQKAATSLKFSALIGIDPVDGICRGLQTPPPVLTYVPHSFDLDMPAMVIGTE; this is encoded by the exons ATggcttctgcttctgcttctgctAATGATAccacaaaaaatgtttttgatgaTGGGAAGTACCAAACGGTGCTTCTAAAAGCAGAAAGTGGGAGTTGCTGTTCTAAGTCGTCTAAGGTTCCTGTCCCACCTCCAAGGCCGCTTTTGATTGCCACGCCATCTGAAGCTGGTGAATTCCCACTACTTGTCTTCCTCCATGGTTACCTTCTCTGCAACTCGTTTTATTCTCAGCTTATCCAACACATCGCTTCTCATGGATTCATTGTCATCGCCCCTAAG TTATACACCCTGGCTGGATCAAATGCAAATGTTGACATTAACTCCACAGTGGCTACAACCAATTGGATATCCGAAGGACTCCATTACTTGCTTCCACAGCATGTTCAGCCAAACATGAGAAAGCTAGGACTCGTCGGCCATAGCCGTGGAGGCAAGGCTGCTTTTGCACTTGTTCTTCAAAAAGCAGCAACTTCTCTCAAGTTCTCTGCCCTAATAGGCATTGACCCAGTTGATGGAATCTGCAGAGGCTTACAAACCCCTCCACCAGTACTCACCTATGTACCTCATTCATTTGACCTTGATATGCCTGCAATGGTAATTGGTACGGAA
- the LOC132170223 gene encoding polyphenol oxidase, chloroplastic-like, translating to MASLSTTPSCTTTNTFPSFSFCYVFPKKPQISKARKRNHYPVPRVACKATKGDQNLSSGSKDGQAPPHPRGKFDRRDVLIGLGGLYGTASLYNDPVALASPVSTDITKCGLANVEDPHDCRPQSPPSKIDCCPPIPLSTEIKDFKLPSTDPMRVRRAAHLVDQDYIAKFNEAIKRMKALPPDDPCNFEQQANVHCAYCDGAYHQFGFPDHELQIHSSWLFFPFHRYLLYFYEKILGKLIGDPTFALPFWNWDHPDGMQMPAMFQNGQLRDRYRNRNHLPPTLIDFDYSSRVEEIGTAPTPDPRKIISRNLKIMHRQMVSGAKTAELFHGYPYRAGDNPEPGAGTVEHVPHNNTHLWCGDPTRPYWEDMGNFYSAGKDPIFYAHHSNVDRMWDIWKTLEGGTRKDFTDSDWLNSNFIFYDENRQPVRVYVRDCLDSNNLRYKYQPVEIPWKEPPNKPTRRRSNPVRVANAIQTPASVLFPFVLGKDRNVISTVVARPRPIRSGSEGEKEEVLVIEGIEFEKDAAVKFDVYINDDEYSLSGPENTEFAGSFVHVPHLHAHEKKKTSLKFGITDLLRELEAGDKVLVTLVPREGKGLVTIGGIKIELLS from the coding sequence atggcGTCTCTCTCTACTACACCATCCTGCACAACCACCAATACCTTTCCCAGCTTCTCTTTCTGTTATGTTTTTCCTAAAAAGCCGCAGATTTCAAAAGCCAGAAAGCGAAACCATTACCCTGTTCCTAGAGTGGCTTGCAAAGCCACAAAAGGTGACCAAAACCTTAGCTCTGGCTCCAAAGATGGACAAGCTCCTCCTCATCCTCGAGGGAAGTTCGATAGGAGAGATGTCCTCATTGGCCTCGGAGGTCTCTACGGTACTGCCAGTCTTTACAATGACCCGGTTGCCTTGGCATCTCCGGTGTCCACAGACATAACAAAATGTGGCCTGGCAAACGTTGAGGATCCACATGACTGCCGTCCACAATCCCCTCCTTCTAAAATAGATTGCTGCCCACCAATACCATTATCCACAGAGATCAAAGACTTTAAGCTACCTTCCACTGACCCCATGCGTGTTAGGCGTGCCGCTCATTTGGTTGACCAGGATTACATAGCCAAATTTAACGAAGCCATTAAGCGCATGAAAGCCCTTCCACCCGATGACCCTTGTAATTTCGAACAACAAGCCAACGTTCACTGCGCCTATTGTGACGGGGCATACCACCAATTTGGTTTCCCAGACCATGAGCTCCAAATTCACAGTAGTTGGCTCTTCTTTCCGTTTCATCGCTACTTATTGTACTTCTATGAGAAGATCTTGGGAAAGTTGATCGGCGATCCCACCTTTGCCTTGCCATTCTGGAACTGGGATCACCCTGATGGCATGCAAATGCCAGCCATGTTTCAAAATGGACAACTCCGTGATCGATACCGCAACAGAAATCACCTGCCACCGACACTGATCGACTTTGACTACAGCAGCCGTGTCGAGGAGATAGGAACAGCACCAACTCCAGacccaagaaaaataatatcgCGCAATCTCAAAATTATGCACCGGCAAATGGTGTCCGGAGCCAAGACGGCTGAGCTATTCCACGGCTACCCTTACCGTGCCGGGGATAACCCTGAGCCAGGTGCTGGCACAGTCGAGCACGTGCCTCACAATAACACCCACTTATGGTGCGGTGACCCGACTAGGCCTTATTGGGAGGACATGGGGAACTTCTACTCGGCCGGTAAAGATCCAATCTTTTACGCTCACCACAGCAATGTGGACCGAATGTGGGACATATGGAAGACGCTTGAAGGAGGGACGCGAAAGGATTTCACAGACTCAGATTGGTTAAACTCCAACTTTATCTTCTACGATGAAAATCGTCAGCCTGTTCGTGTTTATGTTAGGGACTGCCTTGACTCAAATAATCTGAGGTATAAATACCAACCTGTGGAAATTCCATGGAAAGAACCTCCAAATAAGCCAACTCGTCGCAGATCTAATCCCGTGAGAGTAGCAAATGCGATACAAACACCTGCAAGCGTTCTGTTTCCATTTGTTTTGGGCAAGGACCGCAACGTGATAAGCACTGTGGTCGCAAGGCCAAGGCCCATCAGATCGGGGAGTGAAGGTGAAAAGGAAGAGGTGTTGGTGATTGAAGGCATTGAGTTTGAGAAAGATGCGGCAGTGAAGTTTGACGTTTATATTAATGATGACGAATACTCTCTTTCCGGGCCAGAGAACACGGAGTTTGCAGGAAGCTTTGTGCACGTGCCGCATTTGCATGCGcatgagaagaagaagacaagcCTGAAGTTTGGGATCACTGACTTGTTGAGGGAATTGGAAGCTGGTGACAAGGTGCTTGTTACTTTGGTGCCTCGGGAAGGGAAAGGGCTGGTCACCATTGGTGGAATCAAGATTGAGCTTCTTTCTTGA
- the LOC132169892 gene encoding probable glutathione S-transferase GSTU6 → MANEVVLLDSLDSMFGMRARIALAEKGIKYKYKEEDLKNKSELLLKMNPVHKKIPVLIHNGKPVCMVNTRSQSVRQPGAPPGALGGPPELADFMRQMTESMKALQKQNEDLATRLTVAEGRNSRRDQEREERRTRRQEKGERGKDAPRSTGERGPEVLRRKMK, encoded by the exons ATGGCGAACGAGGTGGTTCTGCTGGATTCCTTGGACAGTATGTTCGGGATGAGGGCGAGGATCGCTTTGGCTGAGAAGGGGATTAAGTACAAGTACAAGGAGGAGGACTTGAAGAACAAGAGCGAGCTGCTTCTCAAGATGAACCCGGTTCACAAGAAGATCCCGGTTCTCATCCACAACGGCAAGCCGGTCT GTATGGTGAATACACGTTCCCAATCTGTGCGACAGCCCGGCGCACCTCCTGGGGCTCTTGGAGGTCCTCCAGAGTTAGCAGATTTCATGAGGCAGATGACTGAATCCATGAAGGCTTTGCagaagcagaatgaagacctCGCCACAAGGCTCACGGTTGCTGAAGGCCGAAACAGCCGAAGGGACCAAGAGCGGGAAGAAAGAAGGACGAGGAGACAAGAGAAAGGCGAGAGAGGGAAAGACGCGCCGAGATCCACAGGGGAAAGAGGCCCCGAGGTTTtgaggaggaagatgaagtAA